From the Martelella mediterranea DSM 17316 genome, one window contains:
- a CDS encoding alpha/beta fold hydrolase, with amino-acid sequence MPQTYAPEREFDRGKIARLGDIDIYHEEHGAGAPLVLLHGFGGSVRNWYPFIEALSKRHRLILVDLRGHGHSTNPVAAFTHRDAAGDVFRLLDTLNVDRFSAMGMSTGGMTLLHMATSQPGRIASMVLVSATTHFPEQARTIMRRASFATMPAPVQAMYRECATRGDRQIETLIGQFNALGDDRDDMNFTAGELAAISARTLVVHGDRDRFFPVEIAVDLYRGIPDAALWVIPGGEHVPVHDANVHFADTALRFFETGNHARA; translated from the coding sequence TTGCCTCAGACTTATGCGCCGGAACGGGAGTTCGATCGCGGCAAGATCGCGCGGCTTGGCGACATCGATATCTACCATGAGGAACACGGCGCCGGTGCGCCGCTTGTGCTTCTGCATGGGTTCGGCGGGTCGGTGCGGAACTGGTATCCCTTCATAGAGGCGCTTTCGAAGCGCCATCGGCTCATTCTCGTCGATCTGCGCGGCCATGGGCATTCCACCAATCCGGTCGCCGCCTTCACGCATCGCGACGCGGCAGGCGATGTTTTCCGGCTGCTCGACACGCTGAATGTCGACCGCTTTTCAGCCATGGGGATGAGCACCGGCGGGATGACCTTGCTGCACATGGCGACCAGCCAGCCCGGACGGATCGCATCGATGGTCCTGGTGAGCGCGACCACGCATTTCCCCGAACAGGCGAGAACCATCATGCGTCGCGCCTCGTTTGCCACCATGCCCGCGCCGGTGCAGGCGATGTATCGGGAATGTGCAACGCGTGGAGATCGACAGATCGAAACACTCATCGGCCAGTTCAACGCCCTCGGCGACGATCGTGACGACATGAATTTCACCGCCGGAGAGCTTGCCGCGATCTCGGCGCGAACGCTTGTCGTCCACGGCGATCGCGATCGCTTCTTTCCCGTCGAGATCGCGGTGGATCTCTATCGCGGCATTCCTGATGCTGCCCTGTGGGTGATCCCCGGCGGCGAGCATGTTCCCGTGCATGATGCGAACGTTCACTTTGCCGATACGGCGCTGCGATTCTTCGAGACCGGGAATCACGCACGGGCCTGA
- the puuE gene encoding allantoinase PuuE, translating to MDAETNAYPRELVGYGRNPPDPKWPGEANIAVQFVINYEEGGESCILDGDPASECLLSEIVGAEAWPGQRNMNMESLYEYGSRAGFWRLWRLFTRLEIPVTVYGVTQAMARNPEAVAAMKEANWEIASHGLRWLEYKDFDIDTERAHIREAVRLHTEITGERPYGLYQGKPSVNTLDLVMEEGGFLYSSDTYADDLPYWVRTQDGKPFLRIPYTLDNNDMRFATPQGFNSGEQFFTYLKDAFDTLYDEGREGAPKMMSIGLHCRLVGKPGRLAGLKRFLDYVQNHDKVWLAKRIEIARHWYENHLPQEDAQ from the coding sequence ATGGACGCTGAAACGAACGCATATCCGCGCGAACTTGTGGGTTACGGCCGCAATCCGCCGGACCCGAAATGGCCGGGCGAGGCCAATATCGCCGTGCAGTTCGTGATCAATTACGAGGAGGGCGGCGAGAGCTGCATTCTCGATGGCGACCCGGCGTCGGAATGCCTGCTGTCGGAAATCGTCGGCGCCGAGGCTTGGCCCGGCCAGCGCAACATGAACATGGAATCGCTCTATGAATATGGTTCGCGCGCCGGTTTCTGGCGGCTGTGGCGGCTGTTCACGCGCCTGGAAATCCCGGTCACTGTTTATGGCGTGACCCAGGCGATGGCGCGCAACCCGGAAGCGGTCGCCGCGATGAAGGAGGCGAACTGGGAAATCGCAAGCCACGGCCTCAGATGGCTGGAATACAAGGATTTCGACATCGACACCGAGCGCGCCCATATCCGCGAGGCGGTGCGGCTTCATACCGAAATCACCGGCGAGCGGCCCTATGGCCTCTATCAGGGCAAGCCCTCGGTCAACACGCTGGACCTCGTGATGGAAGAGGGCGGTTTCCTCTATTCCTCCGACACCTATGCCGACGATCTGCCCTACTGGGTGCGCACCCAGGACGGCAAGCCGTTCCTGCGCATCCCCTATACGCTCGACAATAACGACATGCGCTTCGCCACGCCGCAGGGGTTCAATTCCGGCGAGCAGTTCTTCACCTATCTGAAGGACGCCTTCGATACGCTCTACGACGAAGGCCGCGAGGGCGCGCCGAAGATGATGTCGATCGGGCTGCACTGCCGCCTTGTCGGCAAGCCGGGTCGGCTGGCGGGGCTGAAGCGCTTCCTCGATTATGTCCAGAACCACGACAAGGTCTGGCTGGCGAAGCGGATCGAGATCGCGCGCCACTGGTATGAAAACCACCTGCCGCAGGAGGATGCGCAATGA
- the uraD gene encoding 2-oxo-4-hydroxy-4-carboxy-5-ureidoimidazoline decarboxylase, with protein MIARDAFVSRFGGVYEHSPFIAERAYDQGLVHEPLTATGVADALATVFREAPEDERLGVLRAHPDLAGKLAIAGGLTEESRREQAGAGLDRLSPEEHAEFTELNSAYIDKFNFPFIIAVSGLNKDDILSAFRRRIDSSEAVELETACAEVEKIAGLRLRNMLSE; from the coding sequence ATGATTGCCCGCGATGCATTCGTCAGCCGTTTCGGCGGCGTCTACGAGCACTCCCCGTTCATCGCCGAGCGGGCCTATGACCAGGGACTGGTCCATGAGCCGTTGACCGCAACGGGCGTTGCCGACGCGCTTGCGACGGTGTTCCGGGAGGCGCCCGAGGATGAACGACTCGGCGTGCTGCGCGCCCATCCCGACCTTGCCGGCAAGCTTGCGATTGCGGGTGGGCTGACCGAGGAAAGCCGCCGTGAGCAGGCGGGCGCGGGCCTCGACCGGCTGTCGCCTGAAGAGCATGCGGAGTTTACTGAGCTCAATTCAGCCTATATAGACAAGTTCAACTTTCCTTTCATTATTGCGGTCAGCGGCCTCAATAAGGACGATATTCTCTCCGCCTTCCGGCGACGGATCGACAGTTCCGAAGCCGTCGAGCTTGAAACAGCCTGTGCTGAGGTCGAGAAGATCGCCGGTCTCAGGCTGCGCAACATGCTCTCGGAGTAA
- the alc gene encoding allantoicase, with the protein MSEQETSVALPDFAVGAINLASARLGARAIYATDQFFAPLARMLKDDAAVFLPGEYDEHGKWMDGWESRRKRVPGHDWAIIRLAMPGRIRGFDVDTSYFTGNYPPQCSIEGCFMESGEPDENADWQEVLARVDLGPDKHHYFEMDQDTRQKVFTHLRLHIFPDGGIARLRVYGSAYFNWEKVGENEEIDLAYIFGGTHALHWSDAHYGHPDRMLAPGRGVNMGDGWETARRRGPGHDWVIFKLGHPGIIRRAVVDTAHFKGNYPDTCMLLGANLPEQKDVFSMEEIEASEHWQPILEQTKLQADHIHEFGGSAVADIGAVTHVRLAIFPDGGISRLRLYGVKA; encoded by the coding sequence ATGTCAGAACAAGAAACGTCCGTTGCCCTGCCCGATTTCGCGGTCGGCGCGATCAACCTTGCCTCCGCCCGGCTGGGCGCGCGGGCGATCTACGCCACGGACCAGTTCTTCGCGCCGCTTGCCCGCATGCTGAAGGATGACGCCGCCGTTTTCCTGCCCGGCGAATATGACGAGCACGGCAAGTGGATGGACGGCTGGGAAAGTCGCCGCAAGCGCGTGCCCGGCCATGACTGGGCGATCATCAGGCTCGCCATGCCCGGTCGCATCCGCGGTTTCGATGTCGATACCAGCTATTTCACCGGCAATTATCCGCCGCAGTGTTCGATCGAGGGCTGCTTCATGGAAAGCGGCGAACCGGACGAGAACGCCGACTGGCAGGAGGTGCTTGCGCGCGTCGATCTCGGCCCCGACAAGCATCATTATTTCGAGATGGATCAGGACACCCGCCAGAAGGTGTTCACGCATCTGCGCCTGCACATCTTCCCGGATGGCGGCATTGCGCGGCTCAGGGTCTACGGTTCGGCCTATTTCAACTGGGAGAAGGTCGGCGAGAACGAGGAGATCGATCTCGCCTATATCTTCGGCGGCACCCATGCGCTGCATTGGTCGGATGCCCATTATGGCCATCCCGACCGCATGCTCGCCCCCGGTCGCGGCGTCAATATGGGTGATGGCTGGGAAACCGCGCGCCGCCGCGGGCCGGGGCATGACTGGGTGATCTTCAAGCTCGGCCATCCCGGCATCATCCGGCGCGCCGTTGTCGATACCGCCCATTTCAAGGGCAATTATCCCGATACCTGCATGCTGCTCGGCGCCAACCTGCCGGAGCAGAAGGACGTGTTCAGCATGGAGGAGATCGAAGCCTCGGAGCACTGGCAGCCGATCCTTGAACAGACCAAGCTGCAGGCCGATCATATCCATGAGTTCGGCGGCAGCGCTGTCGCCGATATCGGCGCGGTCACCCATGTGCGGCTCGCGATCTTCCCCGATGGCGGCATCAGCCGGCTGAGGCTCTACGGGGTGAAGGCATGA
- a CDS encoding ureidoglycolate lyase: protein MRKLALERLTPAAFAPFGTVIAPDPAKARMINGGTTTRFHALARAEALGEGAAVILNIFRGEPRRFPYTVDMMERHPLGSQSFSPLSSRPFLVVVAEDEGGVPSIPRVFFAESGQGVNYNANVWHHPLMALGETSDFLVVDRAGPGDNLEEYFYSDPFIIEEATP from the coding sequence ATGAGAAAGCTGGCGCTTGAACGGCTGACGCCGGCGGCGTTCGCGCCGTTCGGCACCGTGATTGCGCCGGACCCGGCGAAAGCCAGGATGATCAATGGCGGCACGACCACGCGGTTTCACGCGTTGGCCCGCGCCGAGGCTTTAGGCGAGGGGGCAGCGGTGATCCTCAACATCTTCCGGGGCGAGCCGCGCCGCTTTCCCTATACGGTCGATATGATGGAGCGCCATCCGCTCGGGAGCCAGAGCTTCTCGCCGCTGTCGTCGCGTCCCTTTCTGGTGGTGGTCGCCGAAGATGAAGGCGGCGTGCCGTCCATCCCGCGCGTGTTTTTCGCCGAAAGCGGGCAGGGCGTGAACTATAATGCCAATGTCTGGCATCATCCGCTGATGGCGCTCGGCGAGACCAGCGATTTTCTGGTTGTCGATCGCGCCGGGCCGGGCGACAATCTGGAGGAGTATTTTTACTCCGATCCGTTCATCATCGAGGAGGCAACCCCATGA
- the uraH gene encoding hydroxyisourate hydrolase, whose product MTGLTTHVLDTALGQPASEMKIDLYRINGAERIFLKTVYTNDDGRIDGGAMLTSEEVEPGQYELVFHAGDYLRRTGATLTEPAFLEDIPLRFAIADVTAHYHVPLLVSAHAYSTYRGS is encoded by the coding sequence ATGACCGGCCTGACCACCCATGTTCTCGACACCGCGCTCGGCCAGCCGGCCTCCGAGATGAAGATCGATCTCTACCGCATCAACGGCGCGGAGCGCATCTTTCTGAAGACCGTTTACACCAATGATGATGGCCGGATCGATGGCGGCGCGATGCTGACATCGGAAGAAGTCGAGCCGGGCCAGTACGAACTCGTTTTCCATGCCGGGGATTATCTCAGGCGCACCGGCGCGACGTTAACTGAGCCTGCCTTCCTGGAAGATATCCCGCTGCGTTTCGCGATCGCCGATGTCACCGCGCATTACCATGTGCCGCTGCTGGTCTCGGCCCACGCCTATTCCACCTATCGGGGTAGCTGA
- a CDS encoding metallophosphoesterase family protein: MKIAAIADIHGNIDALEAVLADMEQHQPDLIVNLGDSLSGPLTAGETADRLLPLRLTTVRGNHDRALVDRPFEDMGDWEKPIFGELSDEHLQWIRDMPSAAVVAQEVYLCHATPKNDEVMWLEELLDNGRFTLRGQTEIEALAAGVTYPLILCGHSHVARSVMLADGRLIVNPGSVGCPGFAYHIPVDHKLETATPFACYALIEKTEMGWTPTFRQVRYDTARMVSMARERGYEDWANVLATGWVG, translated from the coding sequence ATGAAGATCGCCGCGATCGCCGATATTCACGGCAATATCGACGCGCTCGAGGCCGTGCTTGCCGATATGGAGCAGCATCAACCTGATCTGATCGTCAATCTCGGCGACAGCCTGTCCGGCCCGCTCACCGCTGGCGAAACCGCCGACCGCCTGCTGCCGCTTCGGCTCACCACGGTGCGCGGCAATCACGATCGCGCGCTGGTCGACCGGCCTTTCGAGGACATGGGCGACTGGGAAAAGCCGATCTTCGGCGAGCTTTCGGACGAGCATCTGCAATGGATCCGCGACATGCCGAGCGCCGCCGTGGTGGCGCAGGAGGTCTATCTCTGCCACGCCACGCCGAAGAATGACGAGGTCATGTGGCTGGAGGAACTGCTCGACAATGGCCGCTTCACGCTGCGCGGACAGACGGAGATCGAGGCCCTTGCCGCCGGCGTCACCTATCCGTTGATCCTGTGCGGCCACAGCCATGTCGCCCGCTCGGTGATGCTCGCCGATGGCCGCCTGATCGTCAATCCGGGCTCCGTCGGCTGCCCGGGCTTTGCCTACCACATCCCCGTCGACCACAAGCTCGAAACCGCCACCCCGTTTGCCTGCTACGCGCTCATCGAGAAAACGGAAATGGGTTGGACCCCGACCTTCCGCCAGGTGCGTTACGATACCGCGCGGATGGTTTCGATGGCGCGGGAACGGGGATATGAGGACTGGGCAAACGTGCTGGCGACGGGCTGGGTCGGGTAA
- a CDS encoding alpha-hydroxy acid oxidase, with product MFSEPLTIADLKKRAKWRVPKMFYDYADSGAWTESTYRANEADFAKIHLRQRVLVDMSNRSLASTMIGENVSMPVALAPTGLCGMQHADGEILAAQAAEEAGVPFTLSTMSVCSIEDVAEHTTKPFWFQLYVMKDRGFVESLIGRAKAAGCSALVLTLDLQILGQRHKDLVNGLSTPPKFTPKHVWQVGTRPFWALDMLQTKRRSFRNIVGHAPASSDLSSLAVWTAEQFDTRLSWTDVEWIRERWGGKLILKGVLDTEDAAMAAKTGADAIIVSNHGGRQLDGALSSISMLPKIVDEVGGEIEIHMDGGIRSGQDILKARALGARGTYIGRPYLYGLGAMGKKGVTRALEILRKELDVTMALCGKRDIEEIDRSIIAKVDF from the coding sequence ATGTTCTCGGAGCCTTTGACCATTGCCGACCTGAAGAAGCGGGCCAAATGGCGCGTGCCGAAGATGTTTTACGACTACGCCGACAGCGGCGCATGGACGGAAAGCACCTATCGCGCCAATGAGGCGGATTTTGCCAAGATCCACCTGCGCCAGCGGGTTCTGGTCGACATGTCGAACCGTTCGCTTGCCTCCACCATGATCGGCGAGAACGTCTCGATGCCGGTCGCGCTCGCCCCCACCGGGCTTTGCGGCATGCAGCATGCAGACGGTGAAATCCTCGCCGCCCAGGCAGCGGAGGAAGCGGGCGTTCCGTTTACCCTTTCAACCATGAGCGTCTGCTCGATCGAGGACGTCGCCGAACACACGACCAAGCCGTTCTGGTTTCAGCTCTATGTGATGAAGGACCGGGGCTTTGTCGAAAGCCTGATCGGCCGCGCCAAGGCCGCCGGCTGCAGCGCTCTGGTGCTGACCCTCGACCTGCAGATCCTCGGCCAGCGCCACAAGGACCTTGTCAACGGCCTCTCGACCCCGCCGAAATTCACGCCGAAACATGTCTGGCAGGTCGGCACCCGCCCGTTCTGGGCGCTGGACATGCTGCAGACCAAGCGCCGCTCATTCCGCAATATCGTCGGCCACGCGCCAGCCTCCTCCGACCTGTCCTCGCTCGCCGTCTGGACAGCCGAACAGTTCGATACGCGGCTCTCATGGACGGATGTGGAATGGATCCGCGAGCGCTGGGGCGGCAAGCTGATCCTCAAGGGCGTGCTCGACACCGAGGACGCCGCAATGGCGGCCAAGACCGGCGCCGATGCCATCATCGTCTCCAACCATGGCGGCCGCCAGCTCGACGGCGCGCTGTCCTCGATCTCGATGCTGCCGAAGATCGTGGATGAAGTCGGCGGCGAGATCGAAATCCACATGGATGGCGGCATCCGCTCCGGCCAGGATATCCTGAAGGCCCGCGCGCTCGGCGCCAGGGGCACCTATATCGGCCGCCCCTATCTCTACGGCCTCGGCGCCATGGGCAAAAAAGGCGTCACCCGCGCCCTCGAAATCCTGCGCAAGGAACTCGACGTGACCATGGCGCTCTGCGGCAAGCGCGACATCGAGGAAATCGACCGCAGCATCATCGCGAAGGTGGATTTTTGA
- the guaD gene encoding guanine deaminase codes for MVQVEHAGKERMILRGRLLSFHRRPEDLSDTASYLYEEDGGLLIEGGRITACGAFADIRAEAPEDVAIVDHRPHLILPGLIDTHLHFPQMQVIGSYAANLLEWLNTYTFVEEQRFSDPAHGARIAVSFFDEMIRQGTTTAVAYCSVHKASADAYFAEAQRRNMLMLGGKVMMDRNAPDALTDTPQTSYDDTRAVIAEWHGKGRNHVVISPRFAITSTPEQMEMAATLAREFPDLHIQTHLSENLAEIEFACSLYPKAKDYTDIYAHYGLLRENMLLGHAIHLSERERDALSETGAVAVHCPTSNLFLGSGLFPLKEFERRDRPVRIAVATDIGGGTSYSMLKTMDEAYKIQQLRGERLTPLESFFHMTRGNAEALGLADRIGTLEPGTDADIVVLDARATPAMALKMEAASTLAEELFLLQTLGDDRAIAETYIAGRPAKSAI; via the coding sequence ATGGTACAGGTCGAGCACGCAGGCAAAGAGCGAATGATCCTCAGGGGGCGGTTGCTGTCGTTTCACCGCCGCCCCGAGGACCTCTCGGATACGGCGAGCTATCTTTACGAGGAAGATGGCGGGCTGCTGATCGAAGGCGGCCGCATCACCGCTTGCGGCGCGTTTGCCGATATCAGGGCCGAGGCCCCGGAAGACGTCGCGATCGTCGACCATCGCCCGCATCTTATCCTGCCGGGCCTGATCGACACCCATCTGCACTTTCCGCAAATGCAGGTGATCGGCTCCTATGCCGCGAACCTGCTGGAATGGCTCAACACCTACACCTTCGTCGAGGAACAGCGCTTTTCCGATCCCGCGCACGGCGCGCGGATTGCCGTTTCCTTCTTTGACGAGATGATCCGCCAGGGCACGACCACCGCCGTCGCCTATTGCTCGGTCCATAAGGCCTCCGCCGACGCCTATTTCGCGGAAGCCCAGCGCCGCAACATGCTGATGCTCGGCGGCAAGGTGATGATGGACCGCAACGCCCCGGATGCGCTCACCGATACGCCGCAGACAAGCTATGACGACACCAGGGCCGTGATCGCCGAATGGCACGGCAAGGGCCGCAACCATGTGGTGATCTCGCCGCGCTTTGCGATCACCTCCACGCCGGAGCAAATGGAGATGGCGGCGACACTCGCCCGCGAATTCCCCGACCTGCATATCCAGACGCATCTGTCGGAAAACCTGGCGGAGATCGAGTTCGCCTGCTCGCTCTATCCGAAGGCGAAGGACTATACCGATATCTACGCGCATTACGGTCTGTTGCGGGAGAACATGCTGCTCGGCCACGCGATCCACCTTTCGGAGCGCGAACGCGATGCGCTGTCGGAAACCGGCGCGGTCGCCGTCCACTGCCCGACATCCAACCTGTTCCTCGGCTCCGGCCTGTTTCCATTGAAGGAATTCGAGCGCCGCGACAGGCCGGTGCGCATCGCGGTCGCCACCGATATCGGCGGCGGCACCAGCTATTCGATGCTGAAGACCATGGACGAGGCCTACAAGATCCAGCAGTTGCGCGGCGAAAGGCTGACGCCGCTGGAGAGCTTTTTCCACATGACACGCGGCAATGCCGAGGCGCTTGGCCTTGCCGACAGGATCGGCACGCTGGAACCGGGCACCGATGCCGATATCGTCGTGCTGGATGCGCGCGCGACCCCTGCCATGGCGCTGAAGATGGAGGCCGCCAGCACGCTTGCCGAGGAGCTTTTCCTGCTGCAGACGCTCGGCGACGACCGGGCGATCGCCGAGACCTATATTGCCGGCAGGCCGGCCAAATCGGCGATATGA
- a CDS encoding urate hydroxylase PuuD: protein MFELAIIWEWAQFAVRWLHVITAIAWIGSSFYFIALDLGLVARPGLPEGVSGEEWQVHGGGFYNIQKYMVAPEHMPEHLIWFKWESYFTWMSGFLMLALVYYGGADLFLVNRSVLDVSAPVAILISLASLSIGWLFYHYLCKSPLGKHTIGLMLLLYVLLVFMAWGYSHLFTGRAAFLHMGAFTATIMTANVFFVIIPNQKIVVADLKAGKTPDPKLGKEAKQRSLHNNYLTLPVIFFMLSNHYPLAFATTYSWIIASLVFLMGVTIRHYFNTVHARKGQPNWTWLLTALIFIVIMWLSTSPQFFKAENPDMAVAPAFEKFAQDPHFADAKQVVSTRCSMCHMAEPVYEGIHRPPLNVRFETDAEIAARANQIYLQAGRSHAMPPGNVTGMTPDERAKLVAWYRSSTQAKSE from the coding sequence ATGTTTGAACTCGCCATCATCTGGGAGTGGGCGCAATTCGCCGTGCGCTGGCTGCATGTCATCACGGCCATCGCCTGGATCGGCTCTTCCTTCTATTTCATCGCGCTCGATCTCGGTCTGGTCGCCCGCCCCGGCCTGCCGGAAGGCGTTTCCGGCGAGGAATGGCAGGTCCATGGCGGCGGGTTCTACAATATCCAGAAATACATGGTCGCGCCCGAGCACATGCCGGAGCACCTGATCTGGTTCAAATGGGAATCCTATTTCACGTGGATGTCCGGCTTCCTGATGCTGGCGCTTGTCTATTATGGCGGCGCGGACCTGTTCCTGGTCAATCGCAGCGTGCTCGACGTCTCCGCCCCGGTCGCCATCCTGATCTCGCTGGCGTCGCTGTCGATCGGCTGGCTGTTCTATCACTATCTCTGCAAATCGCCGCTCGGCAAGCACACCATAGGCTTGATGCTGCTGCTCTATGTGCTGCTGGTGTTCATGGCCTGGGGCTACTCGCATCTCTTCACCGGCCGCGCGGCCTTCCTGCATATGGGCGCGTTCACCGCGACGATCATGACCGCCAATGTGTTCTTCGTGATCATCCCCAACCAGAAGATCGTGGTCGCCGATCTGAAGGCTGGCAAGACGCCCGATCCGAAGCTCGGCAAGGAGGCCAAGCAGCGCTCGCTGCACAACAACTACCTGACGCTGCCGGTCATCTTCTTCATGCTGTCGAACCACTATCCGCTGGCATTCGCGACCACATATAGCTGGATCATCGCATCGCTGGTGTTCCTGATGGGCGTCACCATAAGGCACTATTTCAACACCGTGCATGCCCGCAAGGGTCAGCCAAACTGGACCTGGCTGCTGACCGCGCTCATCTTCATCGTGATCATGTGGCTGTCCACCTCGCCGCAATTCTTCAAGGCGGAAAACCCCGACATGGCGGTCGCGCCGGCCTTCGAGAAATTCGCGCAGGACCCGCATTTCGCCGACGCCAAGCAGGTGGTCTCGACGCGCTGTTCGATGTGCCACATGGCCGAGCCCGTCTATGAGGGCATTCACCGCCCGCCGCTCAATGTCCGCTTCGAGACCGACGCGGAAATCGCCGCGCGCGCCAACCAGATTTACTTGCAGGCCGGCCGCAGCCATGCCATGCCTCCGGGGAACGTAACCGGCATGACGCCGGACGAACGGGCGAAGCTGGTGGCATGGTACAGGTCGAGCACGCAGGCAAAGAGCGAATGA
- the xdhC gene encoding xanthine dehydrogenase accessory protein XdhC yields the protein MGEAERYRRFFATHGPSVIVTVAVIKGSTPREVGAAIAVSANATSGTIGGGQLEYIAIDHARALLAGRTAETRLDIALGPEIGQCCGGRAELAFEVADAATVATFLARLEAETARQPSVFIFGGGHVGSALAAALAPLPFNTVVVETRPDMVEALPEDVELRISPLPEAEVANIPAGGAAVILTHDHALDFLIATEALKRADLRYCGMIGSKTKRATFLSYARKQELSEAALSRLVMPIGGTAVSDKRPAVIAALVAAELISVIHAAKAGRLHTADAAR from the coding sequence ATGGGCGAGGCGGAGAGATATCGGCGGTTCTTCGCGACGCACGGTCCGTCCGTCATCGTCACGGTCGCCGTGATCAAGGGCTCGACGCCGCGCGAGGTCGGGGCCGCGATCGCCGTCTCGGCCAACGCGACCTCAGGCACGATCGGCGGCGGACAGCTTGAATATATCGCGATCGACCACGCCCGCGCGCTGCTTGCCGGACGAACGGCAGAGACCCGGCTGGATATCGCGCTCGGCCCGGAGATCGGCCAGTGCTGCGGCGGGCGTGCGGAACTGGCATTCGAGGTCGCCGACGCGGCGACGGTCGCGACGTTCCTGGCGCGGCTTGAGGCAGAGACCGCCCGCCAGCCCTCGGTGTTCATCTTCGGCGGCGGTCACGTCGGCTCGGCGCTGGCGGCGGCGCTCGCGCCGCTGCCCTTCAACACCGTGGTTGTCGAGACCCGGCCGGACATGGTCGAGGCGCTGCCCGAGGACGTGGAGCTTCGGATCTCCCCGCTGCCAGAGGCGGAAGTTGCCAACATTCCCGCCGGTGGCGCGGCGGTGATCCTCACCCACGACCACGCACTCGATTTCCTGATCGCCACCGAGGCGCTGAAGCGGGCGGACCTTCGCTATTGCGGCATGATCGGCTCGAAGACCAAACGCGCAACCTTTCTGAGCTACGCCCGAAAACAGGAGCTCTCCGAGGCCGCGCTTTCCCGCCTTGTGATGCCGATCGGCGGCACCGCGGTTTCCGACAAGCGGCCGGCGGTGATTGCCGCTCTGGTTGCAGCTGAACTGATTTCGGTCATTCATGCCGCAAAAGCGGGCAGGCTGCACACAGCGGATGCAGCCCGGTAA